From Peromyscus maniculatus bairdii isolate BWxNUB_F1_BW_parent chromosome 8, HU_Pman_BW_mat_3.1, whole genome shotgun sequence, a single genomic window includes:
- the Bahcc1 gene encoding BAH and coiled-coil domain-containing protein 1 isoform X4 has protein sequence MDGRDFAPPPHLLSERGSLGHRSAAAAARLAPAGPAAQPAAHFQPGKYFPSPLPMASHTASSRLMGNPPASSFMGSFLTSSLGSTASAHPSGPTSSPSEPAYRGSHPATSQIWFSHSHEAPAYPRFSGSLASTFLPVSHLDHHGNSNVLYGQHRFYGTQKENFYLRNLPPQPTILPANHNFPGVPRATPAHPIGSCSRDRIEAAPLQKGPKEFDRFLMGKELGKEKASKVAEGRERPVAEEDSGKDRQKLVPPMPTEGPCKEGGPAPRGSCEGRPKHLTSCLLNTKVLNGDVGKASLASCAGGMLGRPSTGVAAPGRCAKEVAGPVEPGPAFSECLERRQMLHHAVSYTVPSGLPTGPPPPLSTGPAGSFPCLQLHAGPDGLCPLQDKVSSRDLKASGSTFVPSVGHLADKSRPFQVAEACAVAGDGKDRHLDGAMAPDHGAPYGVSYAHLKAEGKSERRPGGFEAALHTRLKGLEYLGAGPEAPFPGLPKGGLDKSGYFELPTTSQDCARPNHQDSLSGKATQACCTLDKMASKEVPAGPLGAQKVARIRHQQHLVAPEVESGGGGAEAKRKSVELASLGYSGPHIPPWGVQTSHSTSMAINEERKGSAYLDPFGSGLQQATLLSQELPTPPDEVSAMKNLLKYSNQALVVGQKAPFVGLGGLKASCVQQEAKFPATKGPGPVERPDCARSREHEAPHGDGEVRQPPVGIAVALARQKDTVSRPDTAYGTNSGRQGRSAPSFKAAGGSRATHALDLESEEERTRICDDRLGLPGRELLLQDNKDLVEFARIHPSSSCPGDLPPHLMMQGGQLGGDPAPHPHPAHPHWLPRTRSPSLWMGGHSYGLGHPALHQNLPPGFPASVPGSMPSVFPLPQDASTQLVILPSEPTPHTTPHTLAEVMDQASLWPPMYGARGPASHMQHPGQLPVYSRSQLLRQQELYALQQQQQQQQQQQQQQQQQQQQQQRTTQAMELQRAAQFQRKPEDRHMELEEPAQEKAPKSTHKPVALTPMAKGTPSSATTGLVKLSPCCHSPTLKTPANCPTPPPRPSAPCTLSVCPPGSPGPGSKVPSTKDKSGEGQRAGTDLTTLEPDLPPGLAPTAGVDFSLPADVHSSDLPDPKTMQTTTPGTRPEPTRTFLPGEPPPCSPRSLEEPGPLSRARETTQDLAIIPHPVEQGLPPGKAEDPSPLEGLQALRFGDLLEGGGTEATGQTNSTQGGMQNERTMDQGVLRPPAGATPQALEQIAGSPVALDKDEGSQKVTDAAQLQEEEAQLEENGGDSEEDWGTPNHSHPPPKALPGLDALVAATVDLGDLPDINLPDPQTPAASVPLSTAPLPHTSGIHGIALLSELADLEIQRQKSELAMQEDEDVLAFNLQHLATLATAWSLVEAASLDNSVTSPQAPAADPDRGPRLTPRMQILQRKDTWAPKTKPVCPLKAAIDRLDTQEVEMRMQLAELQRRYKEKQRELARLQRRHDHEREESSRSPARRGPGRPRKRKHSSSLPTLRPGGQLARSEGRKARAVRASLSLLCAELRGDEPTRKRSKLEKSAYPGLQSASSEKVRCKKSAGQAALASSVAHKVAQLKPRVKSKGLPAGLGAFQRKEAAPGGRIRQKLSRGKSVTVSGAAQRPHPDGDGGREMPSFPAQPAVAVAHEAGNGYDSEDCQALLGTEAAPREPGLVLHPGAGVALLGPSPSSVVKMEANQKAKKKKERQGLLGACRLSSPEGEVKIKRRTVKSKGGPKLERAPGRRPPGAPGKKKAKGKAKSGLCAEPGAAASRDALFSPTRTFACREEGSKLASERLKRATRKSAMLQPVLRRKNGALSIALSARNAKAILGKSRKLTKVKRETASKQGQGRAVSRLLKSFAVEDDFEFDDDSSFSDEEEEEEEASVQLSAEQSAALARSCTIHKEDLQDGLPVLIPKEDSLLYAGSVRTLQPPDIYSIVIEGERGNRQRIYSLEQLLQEAVLDVRPQSSRYLPPGTRVCAYWSQKSRCLYPGNVVRGASSDEEEDLDSVVVEFDDGDTGHIAVSNIRLLPPDFKIQCTEPSPALLVSSSCRRTKKAPNEAPQPSEAPSPSLSPKVQDGPEASKTLGKKSISKDKAGKVDLLTSGAKSPTGSSDHFFGRRGSPLLSWSAVAQTKRKAVAAAAAAGGKGPGVLQNLFQLNGSTKKLRARETLFPMHSMAAPVFGNSFCADSFSSLASSYTPFVGGAGAGLPGGAHKLLRAKKAERAEAEKAGRRRAGGEFLVKLDHEGVTSPKNKNCKALLMGDKDFGPKLGRPLASPSYAHPALMGKDKKGRAPVHPLPMGLALRKYPLPCDSDCPSSYSDEDEDGPGLAAGVPSRFLTRLSMSSSSSGSSTSSSSGSMSTSSLCSSDNEDSSYSSDDEDPALLLRTCLTRPVPALLAPPEALRSKGSSPHTHAQRCFLSRAGVAGAGAGAGPSGGKSKFKRKEALSFSKAKELSRRQRLPSVENRPKISAFLPARQLWKWSGNPTQRRGMKGKARKLFYKAIVRGKETLRIGDCAVFLSAGRPNLPYIGRIESLWESWGGNMVVKVKWFYHPEETKLGKRQSDGKNALYQSCHEDENDVQTISHKCQVVGREQYEQMMRGRKYQDQQDLYYLAGTYDPTTGRLVTADGVPILC, from the exons CTCCTGCGTACCCCAGATTTTCGGGGAGTCTGGCATCTACCTTCCTACCCGTGAGCCACTtggatcaccatggaaacagcaATGTTCTCTATGGGCAACATCGTTTCTATGGAACCCAAAAAG AAAACTTCTACCTGCGGAACCTGCCCCCACAGCCCACAATCCTACCTGCCAACCACAACTTCCCTGGAGTGCCCCGAGCCACCCCTGCTCATCCCATCGGATCCTGCAGCCGGGACCGCATTGAGGCTGCCCCGCTGCAGAAGGGTCCCAAGGAGTTCGATCGCTTCCTCATGGGCAAAGAGCTGGGCAAAGAAAAAGCCAGCAAGGTAGCAGAGGGCAGAGAACGACCAGTGGCAGAGGAGGACAGCGGCAAAGACCGACAAAAGCTGGTGCCGCCCATGCCCACCGAGGGGCCCTGCAAGGAGGGGGGCCCCGCACCCCGGGGGTCCTGTGAGGGCCGCCCCAAGCACCTCACCTCCTGCCTGCTCAACACCAAGGTACTCAATGGTGACGTGGGCAAGGCCTCACTGGCCAGTTGTGCAGGGGGCATGCTAGGCCGACCCAGCACGGGTGTGGCAGCACCTGGACGCTGTGCCAAGGAGGTGGCAGGCCCTGTGGAGCCTGGGCCAGCCTTCAGTGAGTGCCTGGAGCGGCGGCAGATGCTGCATCACGCTGTGTCCTACACAGTACCCTCTGGCCTGCCTACCGGGCCACCCCCTCCCCTCAGCACAGGTCCTGCAGGCTCTTTCCCCTGCCTGCAGCTGCATGCAGGTCCAGATGGGCTCTGCCCGCTGCAGGACAAAGTCTCCTCCCGGGACCTAAAGGCCAGTGGGTCCACCTTTGTGCCTTCTGTGGGACACCTGGCTGACAAGAGCCGCCCTTTCCAAGTGGCAGAGGCCTGTGCCGTGGCAGGTGATGGCAAGGACCGGCACCTGGATGGGGCCATGGCCCCCGACCATGGTGCACCCTATGGCGTCTCCTACGCCCACCTAAAGGCCGAGGGCAAGAGTGAACGGCGACCTGGGGGCTTTGAGGCGGCTCTCCACACCCGGCTGAAGGGCCTGGAGTACCTCGGTGCAGGCCCCGAGGCCCCTTTCCCTGGACTTCCCAAAGGTGGTCTGGACAAAAGTGGCTACTTCGAGTTGCCTACCACTTCACAGGACTGTGCCCGGCCCAATCACCAAGACTCGCTGAGTGGGAAGGCCACCCAGGCTTGCTGCACTTTAGACAAAATGGCCAGCAAAGAAGTCCCTGCTGGCCCTCTAGGGGCCCAGAAGGTGGCCAGGATCCGGCACCAGCAGCACTTGGTGGCTCCCGAGGTAGAATCAGGAGGCGGTGGTGCTGAGGCTAAACGCAAGTCTGTGGAGCTGGCTTCTCTGGGTTACAGTGGGCCACATATACCTCCATGGGGTGTCCAGACGAGCCACAGCACCTCTATGGCCATCAACGAGGAACGAAAGGGCAGTGCCTACCTGGACCCCTTTGGCAGTGGCCTGCAGCAGGCCACCCTCCTGTCCCAGGAGCTCCCCACTCCACCAGATGAGGTCTCGGCCATGAAGAACCTGCTCAAGTACAGCAACCAAGCCTTGGTCGTAGGCCAGAAGGCCCCCTTTGTGGGTCTGGGTGGCCTCAAGGCCAGCTGTGTCCAGCAGGAAGCCAAGTTCCCAGCCACTAAGGGCCCAGGCCCAGTGGAGAGACCCGACTGTGCCCGCAGCCGGGAACACGAGGCTCCACATGGAGACGGGGAAGTGCGGCAGCCACCTGTGGGCATTGCGGTGGCCTTGGCCCGGCAGAAGGACACGGTCAGCAGACCCGACACGGCCTACGGTACCAACAGTGGGCGGCAGGGCAGGTCCGCCCCCTCCTTCAAAG CTGCTGGAGGATCCCGTGCTACCCATGCACTGGACCTGGAGAGTGAGGAGGAAAGGACCCGGATATGTGATGACCGCCTGGGGCTGCCTGGCCGCGAACTGCTATTACA AGACAACAAAGACCTCGTGGAATTTGCCCGGATCCACCCTTCGAGCAGCTGTCCTGGAGACCTGCCCCCCCACCTCATGATGCAAGGCGGCCAGCTGGGCGGGGAcccggccccccacccccaccctgcccacccccactgGCTGCCCCGCACCCGAAGTCCCTCCTTGTGGATGGGGGGACATTCCTATG GCCTCGGACACCCTGCCCTGCACCAGAACCTCCCCCCTGGCTTCCCAGCTTCTGTGCCCGGCTCCATGCCCTCAGTGTTTCCTCTTCCCCAGGATGCATCCACACAGCTAGTCATCTTGCCCTCGGAACCCACGCCCCACACGACCCCTCACACACTCG CTGAAGTTATGGACCAGGCCTCACTGTGGCCCCCCATGTATGGGGCCCGGGGCCCTGCCTCACACATGCAGCACCCTGGCCAGCTCCCAGTGTACTCTCGGTCCCAGCTGCTTAGGCAGCAAGAGCTGTATGCActtcagcagcaacagcagcagcaacagcagcagcagcaacagcagcagcagcagcagcagcagcagcagcggacCACCCAGGCCATGGAGCTACAGCGAGCGGCCCAGTTCCAG CGCAAGCCTGAGGATCGCCACATGGAGCTGGAGGAACCTGCCCAGGAGAAGGCCCCAAAGTCCACCCACAAGCCAGTTGCCTTAACCCCCATGGCCAAGGGCACCCCCTCATCTGCCACTACAGGCCTGGTCAAGCTGTCACCCTGCTGCCACTCACCCACTCTGAAGACCCCGGCTAATTGCCCCACGCCACCACCTCGTCCCAGCGCCCCCTGCACTTTATCCGTCTGTCCTCCTGGCAGCCCGGGGCCTGGCTCCAAGGTGCCCAGCACCAAGGACAAGAGTGGGGAGGGCCAGCGGGCTGGAACCGACCTCACCACGCTGGAACCAG ACCTGCCTCCAGGATTGGCCCCCACGGCTGGTGTGGACTTCTCCCTCCCTGCGGATGTGCACTCCTCTGACCTCCCAGACCCCAAAACTATGCAAACCACTACCCCAGGGACTCGGCCTGAGCCCACAAGGACGTTCCTGCCTGGGGAGCCACCCCCCTGCAGTCCCAGGAGCCTAGAGGAGCCCGGGCCGCTCTCAAGGGCCAGGGAGACCACCCAGGACCTTGCCATCATACCCCACCCTGTCGAGCAGGGGCTCCCACCAGGAAAGGCAGAGGACCCCAGTCCACTTGAAGGGTTACAAGCACTGAGATTTGGAGACCTCCTTGAGGGAGGGGGCACTGAGGCTACTGGCCAGACTAATTCTACTCAGGGAGGGATGCAAAATGAGAGGACTATGGATCAGGGGGTGCTACGGCCCCCTGCGGGGGCTACCCCTCAAGCACTGGAACAGATAGCAGGGAGCCCAGTTGCCCTGGACAAGGATGAAGGTTCACAGAAGGTCACTGATGCCGCCCAGCTGCAGGAGGAGGAAGCCCAGCTGGAGGAGAATGGGGGGGACTCAGAGGAGGACTGGGGGACCCCCAACCACAGCCACCCACCACCCAAAGCGCTGCCAGGCTTGGATGCCTTGGTGGCTGCCACTGTGGACCTAGGGGACCTGCCTGACATCAACTTGCCCGATCCTCAGACCCCAGCAGCCTCGGTGCCCCTCAGCACAGCCCCTCTGCCCCATACCTCAGGGATTCATGGGATTGCCCTGCTCAGTGAGCTAGCTGACCTGGAGATCCAGCGGCAGAAGAGCGAACTGGCCATGCAAG AGGATGAGGATGTGCTGGCCTTCAACCTGCAGCACCTGGCCACACTGGCCACAGCTTGGTCCCTGGTGGAGGCTGCTAGCCTGGACAACTCAGTCACTTCACCGCAGGCCCCAGCTGCCGACCCAGACAGAGGCCCCAGGCTCACCCCTAGAATGCAGATCCTGCAGCGCAAGGACACCTGGGCCCCGAAAACCAAGCCC GTATGTCCCCTGAAGGCTGCCATCGACCGCCtggacacacaggaagtggagaTGCGCATGCAGCTGGCAGAGCTGCAGAGGCGCTACAAGGAGAAGCAGCGGGAGCTGGCGCGCCTGCAGCGCAGGCATGACCATGA GAGAGAGGAGAGCTCACGGAGTCCTGCACGACGAGGACCTGGCCGGCCAAGGAAGCGCAAACATTCAAGCTCGCTGCCCACTCTGCGTCCTGGGGGCCAGCTTGCCAGGAGTGAAGGCAGGAAAGCCAG GGCTGTGCGTGCTAGCCTGAGTCTGCTGTGTGCCGAGCTTCGTGGTGACGAGCCCACGAGGAAGAGAAGCAAACTGGAAAAGAGTGCCTACCCAGGCCTGCAGTCGGCCTCCTCG GAGAAGGTCCGGTGCAAGAAGAGTGCTGGCCAGGCCGCGCTGGCGTCCTCGGTGGCCCACAAGGTGGCCCAGCTGAAGCCGAGAGTCAAGAGCAAAGGGCTGCCTGCCGGCCTCGGTGCCTTCCAGCGCAAAGAGGCTGCCCCAGGTGGGCGCATCCGGCAGAAGCTCTCTAGAGGCAAGAGTGTCACGGTGTCAGGGGCGGCACAGCGGCCACACCCCGATGGGGACGGTGGCAGGGAGATGCCCAGTTTCCCAGCCCAGCCAGCAGTGGCTGTGGCACATGAGGCAGGCAA CGGCTATGACAGTGAGGATTGCCAGGCACTCCTGGGGACGGAGGCGGCTCCCAGGGAGCCTGGGTTGGTGCTGCACCCAGGGGCCGGTGTGGCACTGCTGGGACCCTCACCTTCCTCCGTGGTCAAGATGGAAGCCAACCAAAAGgccaagaagaaaaaggagaggcagGGTTTGCTAG ggGCCTGCCGCCTATCCAGTCCTGAGGGCGAGGTTAAGATCAAAAGACGGACAGTGAAAAGCAAGGGGGGCCCCAAGCTGGAGCGGGCACCAGGGCGGAGGCCCCCAGGTGCACCAGGCAAGAAGAAAGCCAAGGGCAAGGCGAAAAGTGGCCTTTGTGCGGAGCCTGGGGCTGCCGCCAGCAGGGATGCCCTTTTCAGCCCCACGCGGACCTTTGCCTGCCGAGAGGAAGGCAGCAAACTTGCCAGTGAGCGCCTCAAGAGAGCCACACGCAAGAGCGCCATGTTGCAGCCAGTACTGAGG CGGAAGAATGGGGCCTTGTCCATTGCCCTGTCGGCCCGCAATGCCAAGGCCATCCTGggaaagagcaggaagctgacgAAGGTGAAGAGAGAGACTGCCAGCAAGCAG GGCCAGGGCCGAGCAGTCAGCCGGCTACTGAAGAGCTTCGCTGTGGAGGACGACTTCGAGTTTGACGATGACAGCAGCTTCtcggatgaggaagaggaagaagaggaggccagTGTCCAGCTAAGTGCAGAGCAGAGCGCCGCCCTGG CACGGTCTTGCACCATCCACAAGGAGGACCTGCAGGACGGTCTGCCTGTGCTCATCCCTAAGGAGGACAGTCTGCTGTATGCCGGCAGCGTCAGGACTCTGCAGCCCCCCGACAT TTACAGCATCGTCATTGAGGGTGAGAGAGGGAACCGGCAGCGGATCTACTCACTGGAGCAGCTCCTGCAGGAGGCG GTTCTTGATGTCCGGCCACAGTCCAGTAGGTACCTTCCACCTGGTACCCGGGTCTGCGCCTACTGGAGTCAGAAGTCTCGGTGCCTATATCCAGGCAATGTGGTTCGAG GTGCTTCTAGTGATGAAGAGGAGGACCTGGACTCTGTGGTGGTGGAGTTTGACGACGGAGACACAGGCCACATAGCTGTCTCTAACATCAGGTTGCTGCCTCCAGACTTCAAGATCCAGT GTACAGAGCCCTCTCCCGCCCTGCTGGTGTCCAGCAGCTGCCGGAGAACCAAAAAGGCGCCCAACGAGGCCCCCCAGCCTAGCGAAGCCCCttctcccagcctgtcccctAAAGTGCAGGATGGCCCTGAAGCTTCCAAGACCCTGGGGAAGAAATCCATCAGCAAAGACAAAGCTG GTAAAGTCGACCTCCTAACCTCAGGTGCCAAGTCCCCCACGGGGTCCTCAGACCACTTCTTTGGCCGCCGGGGCAGTCCCCTGCTGAGCTGGTCCGCAGTGGCTCAGACCAAGCGGAAAGCCGTGGCTGCAGCCGCAGCAGCGGGTGGCAAAGGGCCCGGGGTGCTGCAGAACCTCTTCCAGCTCAACGGAAGCACCAAGAAACTGCGGGCCCGGGAGACCCTGTTTCCCATGCACAGCATGGCTGCCCCTGTGTTTGGTAACAGCTTCTGCGCCGACTCCTTCAGCAGCCTGGCCAGTTCCTACACACCCTTTGTCGGAGGGGCCGGGGCAGGTCTGCCAGGGGGAGCCCACAAGTTGCTTCGGGCCAAGAAGGCTGAGCGGGCTGAAGCGGAAAAGGCCGGCAGGCGGCGGGCAGGCGGCGAGTTCCTGGTTAAGCTGGACCATGAGGGTGTGACCTCTCCCAAGAACAAAAACTGCAAGGCTCTGCTCATGGGCGACAAAGACTTTGGACCTAAGCTGGGGAGGCCTCTGGCCAGCCCCAGTTATGCACACCCAGCCCTCATGGGCAAGGACAAGAAGGGACGGGCACCCGTGCATCCGCTGCCCATGGGGCTGGCTCTGCGAAAGTACCCACTGCCCTGTGATAGTGACTGCCCCAGCTCCTACTCAGATGAGGACGAGGACGGGCCGGGGCTGGCCGCCGGTGTGCCCTCCCGCTTCCTGACCCGCCTCtccatgtcctcctcctcctctggctcgtccacatcctcttcctcaggctccatgtccacctccagcctctgctcctCAGATAACGAGGACTCCTCTTACAGCTCCGATGATGAGGACCCTGCCCTGCTGCTGCGGACCTGTCTCACCCGCCCTGTACCCGCCCTCCTGGCCCCCCCAGAAGCCCTGCGCTCCAAGGGTAGCAGCCCCCACACCCACGCCCAGCGCTGCTTCCTGTCCAGGGCCGGAGTGGCTGGTGCAGGTGCTGGTGCTGGCCCCAGTGGCGGCAAATCCAAGTTCAAGCGCAAGGAGGCCCTGAGCTTCTCCAAAGCCAAAGAGCTTTCTCGGAGGCAGCGGCTGCCCTCCGTGGAAAACCGGCCAAAGATCTCAGCCTTCCTGCCTGCCCGGCAGCTCTGGAAGTGGTCCGGGAACCCCACACAG AGGAGAGGCATGAAAGGGAAGGCCAGGAAGCTGTTCTACAAGGCCATCGTCAGAGGCAAGGAGACGCTGCGCATCGGAGACTGTGCGGTCTTCCTGTCGGCTGGACGGCCCAACCTGCCCTATATCGGCCGCATCGAGAGCTTGTGGGAGTCGTGGGGCGGCAACATGGTGGTGAAGGTCAAGTGGTTCTACCACCCCGAGGAGACCAAGCTGGGGAAGCGCCAGAGTGATGGGaag AATGCGCTGTACCAGTCCTGCCACGAGGATGAGAACGACGTGCAGACCATCTCCCACAAGTGCCAGGTGGTGGGGCGGGAGCAGTACGAGCAGATGATGCGGGGCCGCAAGTACCAGGACCAGCAGGACCTCTATTACTTGGCGGGCACCTACGACCCTACCACTGGACGCCTGGTGACAGCTGACGGCGTGCCCATCCTGTGCTGA